From the Deltaproteobacteria bacterium genome, the window ACGAGGTGAAGAAGGCCCTCTCCCTGGGCTGGAGCCGGGCCGAGCGCGGCGAGGTGGTCTTCGCCGAGTGCCCGCCCGGGGACAGCCTCCCCCCCGCCCCGGAGGGGGTCCCGGTCGGCGGCGCCGACCTGAGGATCGTGGACTGGCAGCCCGAGCACCTCCGGCTGGAGGTCGAGACCCCGGTGGCCGCCGGGCTGGTGATCAACGACGCCCACTACCCGGGCTGGACGGCCACGGTGGACGGCGAGGAGGTCCCGATCCACCGCGCCAACCAGCTCGTGAGGGTCCTGCGGCTCCCCGCCGGTGAGCACCGGGTCGAGCTGCGCTACCGCACCCCCGGCCTGATCCTGGGGGCCTCGGTGAGCGGCCTCGCGCTGGCGATCCTGGCGCTCTGGACCCTCCTCGGGGCCCTCCGGGGGCGCCGGGAGGGGGTGCCCCATCCCGTCACCGGCGGGTGACGAAGATCGTCACTCGTCTCGATTTCGGGATGGACTGAATTGGTTGCGGGAGGGAAACGCAACTGATATCAAACGGTTGGTCGATCCGGCCGGGGGCACTCCGGTCGGCATCGTTCCTGCACAGTGCTTCCGCGGAGTCGATGGGCATCCCGCGAACTCAAGCCAGGGATGACTCGAGAAGCCAAACAACCCCCGAAAGGCCATTCAATGAAGCGTCTGATCAAGTCCAAGGGCTTTACCCTGATCGAGCTGATGATCGTCGTCGCGATCATCGGCATCCTCGCCGCCATCGCCATCCCGAACTTCATCAAGTTCCAGGCGCGGTCCAAGCAGTCCGAGGCGAAGAGCAACCTGAAGTCCATGTATACGGCCGAGAAGGCCTATTACAACGAGAAGGACAAGTACACGAACCTGCTCCTCATCGTCGGCTTCTCCCCCGAGCGTGGTAACCGTTACGCCTACTACAGTGGCGCGGCCGCCAACTCCGTGAACCGCAGCGATCCGAGCGGCACCGAGGTCTCCGCCTCGAACGCCGAGTACGTCTCCGTCGATACCTTCAAGTACGCCACCGCGACCGCCAACCCCGGCTACGCCAGCCTGGCCGGCGTGACCTGGCAGAGCCCCGTCGCCACCATGACCACCGTCCCCGGTGTGCAGGACGGCGCGAACTGCCCGACCTGTGGCTTCTTCGGCGCCGCGGCCGGCAACATCGACAACGACTCGAACCTGGACACCTGGTTCGTCTCCACCGAGGACGGCACCTCGGGCGGCACCTGCCCCTCGGGCCTCGCCGGTGACGACGCGGCTGCCCCCGGCGGCGAGCCCTTCAACACCTACAACGACGTGAACTGCCCCTAAGACCGGGCACTAGCGTCTCTTCCGTCGCCCACAGGACGGAGCACCATCGCTCCGGACTCCTCGTGAGTCCGGGGCGATGTCTGCTTGAGGCCCCCGGAGGATCCCCTTGAAGGCGCCTGCCACCAGCACGATCGCGTCCACCGTGCTACCGCTGCTCTGCGCCGCGGCCCTGGTCGGCACCTCGGCGTGGCTCGCCGATCGGATGCAGGGCGAAGAGGACGGCGAGGATCCGCCGGATCGCATCGTCTACCTCCCCCCGGCCTGGGCGCTGCGCGCCGGGTCCTTCGGTCACCCCCAGCTCGCCGCCGACTACATCTGGCTCGGCGCGCTGCAGTACTACGGCAGCTGGAGCAACCGGAAGCTCGACTACCGGGATCTCCACCGCTACATCGACCGCATCAACGAGGTCGATCCCGACTTCCAGGAGGCCTACCGCTTCGGCGCCACCTCCGTCCCCTACCACCGGGGCAACTGGTACTGGGCCAACCGCGACGCGGCCCGGGCCATCGCCGAGCGGGGCGTGGAGCGCTTCCCCGACGACTGGCGGCTCTGGCTCCAGTACACCTTCATCCTCGGCATCATCGGGGACGAGCCGGAGAAGGCCGCCGAGGCCGCCGCCATCGCCTCCCGGATCCCCGACTCCCCGCACTGGGTGACTCTCCTCACCACCCGCTTCTTCTCCACCGCCGGCCAGCTGGACAAGGCCACCGAGTTCGCCCGGCTGATGCTGGAGAACACCGAGAACCAGCAGGAGCGAGAGGCCCTCGAGCGCCGGCTCGTCGAGCTGGAGACCGAGCGCATCCGCCGGGAGATCGACGAGGCCATCTCCCGCTTCATCCAGCGCGAGCAGCGGGCGCCCGCGACCATCGAGGCCCTGGTCGAGGCGGGGGATCTGCCGGGCATCCCCCACGATCCCCTGGGCGGCACCTTCGAGATCGACGAGAAGGGCCAGGCGGTCGCCTCCTCCCTCCACAAGGGCAAGCTACAGATCTTCGACCAGGACCAGCGGTCCGCACCCTGGAAGTGAGCTCCATGTCCAACTCCCCCGTCATCGAGATCGCCGGGCTCCGCAAGAGCTTCCGGATGCCCAAGAAGCTGGGCCGCAGCGTCGAGGTGCTGCGCGGCCTCGACCTCACGGTGAACGCCGGCGAGGTCTTCGGCTTCCTCGGCCCGAACGGCGCTGGCAAGAGCACCACCATCAAGATCCTCACCACCCTGCTGCGCCCCAGCGCGGGCACCGTGAAGATCCTCGGGGAGGATCCCACCCACCGCACGGCGCGCCAGCGCCTCGGCTACCTGCCCGAGTCCCCCAGCCTCTACGACTACCTCACCGGCCCCGAGCTCCTGCGCTACTACGGGGCCCTCCTGGGGCTCGACCGGCACGAGGCCCAGAAGCGCGCGGACGCCCTCTTCGACCGCCTCGGCCTGCCCGAGAAGGCGAGGAACCTCCAGCTGCGCCGCTACTCCAAGGGCATGACCCAGCGCATCGGCCTGGCCCAGTCCCTGATGGGCGACCCCGACCTCGTCATCCTCGACGAGCCGGTCTCGGGCCTGGACCCGGTGGGCCGCCGGGACATCCGCGACCTGATGTTCGAGCTGCGCGACCAGGGCAAGACCGTCTTCTTCTCGACCCACATCATCCCGGACGTCGAGCTGGTCTGTGATCGCGTCGGGATCATCCTCGACGGAAAGATCGTCGCCCAGGGCGCGGTGCCCGAGCTGATCGGCGATCGCCTCCGGGAGACCGTGGTGGTCGTGCGTGGCCTCGACGAGGCCTCGCTGCCCGCCGACCTCTCCCCCGAGATCCAGCGCCGCAGCGTCACCGAGCGGGTGGTGCTCACGGTGCCCGCCGACCAGGCGGTGGACGAGCTCCTCGGCAAGCTCCTCCAGGCCGGCGCCAGCATCGAGAGCGTCCAGCCGGTCCGCGCCGGGCTCGAGGACGTCTTCTTCGAGCAGGTGAACGACGCGGGGGTCACGAGCCCCTCGAGCGAGGAGGCCGCAGCATGATCAACTCCACCGTGGCCATCGCCGTGAACACCTTCCGGGAGGCGCGGCGCAGCCGCATCTTCTACTCGGCGCTGGTCTTCGCCCTGGTGATGATCTTCGCCTCCTCCTTCTCCAGCGAGTTCACCATCGCGACCTTCGACCGCGTGCTGCGCGACGCCGGCACCGGCGCCATCGACTTCTTCGGCGCCCTCCTCGCGGTCTTCCTGGGCGTGGGCCTGGTGAGCCGGGACATCGACCGCCGGACGGCCTACTCGGTGGTGGCCAAGCCCATCCACCGCTGGCAGTTCGTGGTCGGCAAGTTCATCGGCCTGCAGGCGGTGCTGCTGGTCGCGCTGGGCGCGATGTTCGCGCTCTTCCTGGCGATCGCCGCCCTCTGGTCCGACGACCCGCCCCCCTACGGCACGCTCTTCTGGTACTTCGCCCTGCGCCTCTCGGCCCTCTCCCTGGTCGTGGCCATCGCGGTCCTCTTCTCGACCTTCTCCGGCACCGCGGTCGCCGCCTTCGGCACCCTCTCCCTCCTGGTCGCCGGCCACCTCTCCGAGGAGTTCGTCCGCACCTCCCGCTTCGCCGAGAGCGCCCTCACCCAGTGGTTCGCCGAGGCCTTCTACCTCCTGCTGCCCAACTTCAGCCGCTTCGGCCGCTCCTACGAGGTCGCCTACGGCGTCGCCGTCGAGGCCGGCCCCGCCATCACCGCGATGCTCTACTCGGCCGCCTACTCCCTGGCCCTGCTGATCCTCGCCTCCGTGATCTTCGCCCGCCGCGAACTGCGCTGATCACTTCCATCGCGGCGCCTTCGGGCCCCGGGGAAGGACCCTCCCTCGGCCCGAGGCGCAGCGATGGGAGCTCCAAGCTCAGCGCGGAGGTCAGTCTTCGCCGGTGAGCTTCTTGAGGCGGTAGCGGAAGGAGCGGAAGGTGAGGCCGAGGAGGGCGGCCGCGGCCTTCTTCTTGCCGCCGCAGCGCTCGAGGGCCTCCTGGAGGAGGCGCAGCTCGATCGCGTCGAGGTGGGCCTGCAGGTCCATGCCCTCCTCGGGGAGCTTGTCGACGGCGCCCAGGGCGCGCCCGGCGGCCTGGAGGACCTGGGCCGGCAGGGTGTCGGGGGTGACCTCGTCGCCGTCGGCGAGGGTCGCCGCGCGCTCCATCAGGTTCTCGAGCTCGCGCACGTTGCCGGGGAAGCGGTAGTCGAGGAGGCGGGCGAGGAGGGGCCGGGAGAGGGTGAGCTTGCGATCGGCGCCGGTGTGGCGGGCCAGGAAGAGCTCCGCCAGGACCGGGATGTCCTCGCGGCGCTCGCGCAGGGGGGGCACCTCCACGTGCAGGACGTTGAGGCGGTAGTAGATGTCCTCCCGGAAGGTCCCGGCCTCGACGTCCTCGGAGAGCTCCCGGTTGGTGGCCGCCACCAGCCGGACGTCGACCTCGATCTCGCGGGCGTCCCCCACCCGCTTGATCTTGTGCTCCTGCAGCACGCGCAGCAGCTTCACCTGCATCGCCAGCGCGAGGTCACCGATCTCGTCGAGGAAGAGCGTCCCCCCCGAGCCGGCCTCGAAGATCCCCTGCTTGTCCTGGTGGGCGCCCGTGAAGGCCCCCTTCACGTGACCGAAGAGCTCGCTCTCGATGAGCCCCTCGGGGATCGCGCCGCAGTTGATGGCCACGAAGGGGGCGCCCGCCCGTGAGCTGCGCGCGTGGATCGCCCGCGCCACCAGCTCCTTGCCCGTGCCGCTCTCGCCGGTGATCAGGATGGTCGAGCGCGTCGGCGCGACCTTCTCGATGAAGGAGTAGATGGGCTGCATCGCCGGGCTGTGGCCCACGAGCTCCGCCAGGCGATCGCGCCCGCCGCCGGCGGTGGCGAGCTTCGCCTTCAGCTCGGTGTTCTCCCGGACCAGCGCCCGCCGCTCGAGGGCGTTCTGGACGACCAGGCTGACCTCGTCCACCTTGAAGGGCTTGGTGAGGTAGTCGTAGGCGCCGGCCTTCATCGCCTGGATGGCGTTCTCGGTCGTCGCGAAGGCCGTGACCAGGATGACCTCGGTCTGGGGGTGGTAGCGCTTGGTGGCCTCGAGGACCTCGATCCCCGTCACGTCCCCGAGGCGGAGGTCCGTCACCACCAGGTCGAACTCCTCACCGGCGACGCGGCGGAGCGCCTCGCTGCCCTCGCCGGTGGTCTCGACCTCGTGGCCCGACTTGCGCAGCAGGATCGAGAGGAACTCCCTCATCGACCGTTCGTCATCTACGACCAGGATGCGTGCCATGTCTGCCCTCTGCCGCCTCGCCTCAGCCCTCTCTCCGGGCGCCCGGGAGGATCATCCGCACGATCGTACCCTTTCCCGGGCTGCTCTCCACCCCGATCTCACCACCGTGGGCCTCGACGATGGAGTGCACGAGGGCCAGCCCCAGGCCGGTGCCTCCCTGCTTGGTCGTGAAGAAGGGCTCGAAGATGTGATCCAGGGTCTCGGCGTCCATGCCGGGGCCCTCGTCGACGACCTCCAGGACGATCTGATCCTCCTTGGCCAGGGCGCGCACCACCACGGCGCCGCCCACCTTCGCCTGCACGGCGTTGAGGACGAGGTTTGCGACCACCTGCCGCAGCTGCTCCGGGTCGGCCATCACCCCGAGGCCCGCCTCGGCCTGGAGCTCCAGCTTCCCCTCCTCGACCCGCGGGTCGTGGCGCATCAGCAGGAGGACCTCCTCCAGCAGCGGGGTGATCTCCACCGCGCGCAGATCCGGCGGGCGGGGGCGGGCGAAGGAGAGGAAGTCGGCCACCAGGGTCTCGAGGCGCTCGATCTCCCGCAGGACGATGGCCATCAGGGTGGCCTCCTCACCCTCCGCGGGGGCCTCGGCCTGGAGCAGCTCGATCGAGCCGCTCATCGAGGCCAGCGGGTTGCGCAGCTCGTGGGCGAGCCCCGCGGCCAGGGAGCCGAGGGCCGCCAGGCGCTCGCTGCGCCGCACCTTGCGCTCCATCACCCGCAGGGAGGTCAGGTCCTGGAAGACCACCACCTCCTCGCCGCTCTCGCCCATCGGGGTGATGGCGAAGCCCAGCACCTTGCCTCCCTCCAGCTCGACCTCGCTGCGGATACCACCGACCCGCACGTCCCGGAGGGCGACCTCCAGGGCCGGCGTCAGCTCCGAGAGCCGCTTGCCGCTGGCCGCCGCCGGCGCGATCTCCAGGATCTCCGCGCCCGCCCGGTTGAGATAGGTGATCCGCTGATCGGGCCCCAGGGTGAGGATGCCGGAGGAGATCGAGTGCACGATCCGCTGGTGGAGCTCGGAGAGGGCGGCCAGGTCGGCCTCCGCCTCGACCACCCTGACGCCGGCCTGCCGGACCTGCTCCCCGAGGTAGGCCCCGAGCACCGCCACCAGGAAGAAGGCGCCGCTGTTCACGCCCATCGAGAAGATCAGCCGCGCGAGGCGCACGTTGTCGGGGGTGAGGTAGTCCGCTGCCGGCGCCACCCAGCCCCAGCGCATGGAGAGCGTGACGAAGGCGTAGCCCAGGGTCGCCAGCGCGGCGGCGAACATCGCCCCCCGGCGGTAGAGGAGGATCGCCGCGTTGAAGACGCCGTAGGTGAAGAGGAAGGCGAAGGGAGAGTCCGAGCCCCCGGTGAGCCAGAGCAAGGCGCCGGCGAGGGTGATGTCTCCGACGACCTGCGCGTAGGCGAGCCCGAGGAAGTGCCGCGGGTTCCCGTTCCGGATGATCAGCGCATAGGCCAGGGTCTGCCCGAAGGTGACCCCCGTGATCACGAAGAGGTACTTCAGGACGTCGCCGAGGCCGACCTCCTGCTTGGAGAAGGCGTAGACCGCGGTGGCCAGGAGCAGGGCGGCGACCACGCCCGCCCGGAAGACGGTGACCCAGACCAGGCGACGGTGGAGCTCCGCCGCACGGGAGTCGGGCACCACGGTCTCTCCTCCCGCGGCTACTTGATCGCGCCGGCCAGCCCGAAGATCGGCAGGTACATCGCGATGAGGAAGCCGCCGACCACGCCGCCGAGGAAGACCATCAGCAGCGGCTCGATCATCGAGGTGAGCGCGGCCACGGCCTGATCGACCTCGTCGTCGTAGAAGTCGGCGATCTTCGCCAGCATCTGATCCATGGCGCCGGTGGCCTCACCGACGCCCATCATCTGCACGACCATCGCCGGGAAGATCTTCACCTCCTGCATGGGCGCGACCATCGTCCGGCCCTCGGAGATTCCCTCTCGCACCTTGTAGAGGCCGGACTCGACGATCTTGTTGCCCGAGGACTTGGCGCAGACCTCCAGGGCGTCCATCACCGGCACGCCGGAGGAGATCATGGTGCCGAGGGTCCGGGAGAAGCGGGCCACGGCGATCTTCCGGAAGAGGTCTCCGAAGAGGGGCATCTTCAGCTTGATGGCGTCCCAGATGATCCGGCCGCGGGGGTTGTTGGTGAAGAGCTTGAAGGCCACCACGAGGCAGGCGATGCCGATCAGAGCGTAGACCCCGTAGTCCTGCATGAAGTGGGAGGCGTCCACGAAGAACTGGGTCGGCGCCGGGAGCGCCGAGCCGAAGTCCTTGAACATCTTCTCGAAGACGGGGACGACCCAGATCAGCAGGACGACGGTGACCGCGATACCGGCGACCAAGACGATGGTCGGGTAGGTCAAGGCGCCCTTCACCTGCCGGACCAGCTTGTCGTTCTTCTCGATGTAGGCCGCGAGGCGGTTGAGGATGGTGTCGAGGATACCGCCGATCTCACCGGCCCGGACCAGCTGGCTGTAGAGCTCGTCGAAGACCTTGGGGTGATCCTGCAGGGAGTCCGCGAGGGTGGCGCCGGTCTCGACCTTCTCCTTGACCGTCTTGATGACCTTCGCGAAGTGCATGTTCGGCGACTGGCTGCCGAGGATGTCGAGGCACTGCACCAGGGGCAGACCGGCGTCGATCATCGTGGCGAACTGCCGGGTGAAGACCACCAGGTCCTTCCGCGTGACGCCCGAGGAGCCGGGCATCTTGAGGTAGATCTCGAGGGGCTTCTTCTTGACCTTGGAGGGGTTGAGGCCCATCTGGCGCAGCCGCGCCTCGACCGACGCCTTGTCGGCGGCCTGCATCTCCCCCTTCTTGATCTCGCCACCCTTGGTCTGGGCTTCCCAGATCCAGACGGGGAGCTTCTTCGCGGTCGCAGTCGCCATGTCGATCTACCTCCGGGTTCGTTCCACTAGCGGGCAGGAGAGCCGGGTCGGCCGC encodes:
- a CDS encoding ABC transporter permease subunit: MINSTVAIAVNTFREARRSRIFYSALVFALVMIFASSFSSEFTIATFDRVLRDAGTGAIDFFGALLAVFLGVGLVSRDIDRRTAYSVVAKPIHRWQFVVGKFIGLQAVLLVALGAMFALFLAIAALWSDDPPPYGTLFWYFALRLSALSLVVAIAVLFSTFSGTAVAAFGTLSLLVAGHLSEEFVRTSRFAESALTQWFAEAFYLLLPNFSRFGRSYEVAYGVAVEAGPAITAMLYSAAYSLALLILASVIFARRELR
- a CDS encoding ABC transporter ATP-binding protein codes for the protein MSNSPVIEIAGLRKSFRMPKKLGRSVEVLRGLDLTVNAGEVFGFLGPNGAGKSTTIKILTTLLRPSAGTVKILGEDPTHRTARQRLGYLPESPSLYDYLTGPELLRYYGALLGLDRHEAQKRADALFDRLGLPEKARNLQLRRYSKGMTQRIGLAQSLMGDPDLVILDEPVSGLDPVGRRDIRDLMFELRDQGKTVFFSTHIIPDVELVCDRVGIILDGKIVAQGAVPELIGDRLRETVVVVRGLDEASLPADLSPEIQRRSVTERVVLTVPADQAVDELLGKLLQAGASIESVQPVRAGLEDVFFEQVNDAGVTSPSSEEAAA
- a CDS encoding sigma-54 dependent transcriptional regulator, producing the protein MARILVVDDERSMREFLSILLRKSGHEVETTGEGSEALRRVAGEEFDLVVTDLRLGDVTGIEVLEATKRYHPQTEVILVTAFATTENAIQAMKAGAYDYLTKPFKVDEVSLVVQNALERRALVRENTELKAKLATAGGGRDRLAELVGHSPAMQPIYSFIEKVAPTRSTILITGESGTGKELVARAIHARSSRAGAPFVAINCGAIPEGLIESELFGHVKGAFTGAHQDKQGIFEAGSGGTLFLDEIGDLALAMQVKLLRVLQEHKIKRVGDAREIEVDVRLVAATNRELSEDVEAGTFREDIYYRLNVLHVEVPPLRERREDIPVLAELFLARHTGADRKLTLSRPLLARLLDYRFPGNVRELENLMERAATLADGDEVTPDTLPAQVLQAAGRALGAVDKLPEEGMDLQAHLDAIELRLLQEALERCGGKKKAAAALLGLTFRSFRYRLKKLTGED
- a CDS encoding ATP-binding protein — protein: MPDSRAAELHRRLVWVTVFRAGVVAALLLATAVYAFSKQEVGLGDVLKYLFVITGVTFGQTLAYALIIRNGNPRHFLGLAYAQVVGDITLAGALLWLTGGSDSPFAFLFTYGVFNAAILLYRRGAMFAAALATLGYAFVTLSMRWGWVAPAADYLTPDNVRLARLIFSMGVNSGAFFLVAVLGAYLGEQVRQAGVRVVEAEADLAALSELHQRIVHSISSGILTLGPDQRITYLNRAGAEILEIAPAAASGKRLSELTPALEVALRDVRVGGIRSEVELEGGKVLGFAITPMGESGEEVVVFQDLTSLRVMERKVRRSERLAALGSLAAGLAHELRNPLASMSGSIELLQAEAPAEGEEATLMAIVLREIERLETLVADFLSFARPRPPDLRAVEITPLLEEVLLLMRHDPRVEEGKLELQAEAGLGVMADPEQLRQVVANLVLNAVQAKVGGAVVVRALAKEDQIVLEVVDEGPGMDAETLDHIFEPFFTTKQGGTGLGLALVHSIVEAHGGEIGVESSPGKGTIVRMILPGARREG
- a CDS encoding prepilin-type N-terminal cleavage/methylation domain-containing protein; its protein translation is MKRLIKSKGFTLIELMIVVAIIGILAAIAIPNFIKFQARSKQSEAKSNLKSMYTAEKAYYNEKDKYTNLLLIVGFSPERGNRYAYYSGAAANSVNRSDPSGTEVSASNAEYVSVDTFKYATATANPGYASLAGVTWQSPVATMTTVPGVQDGANCPTCGFFGAAAGNIDNDSNLDTWFVSTEDGTSGGTCPSGLAGDDAAAPGGEPFNTYNDVNCP
- a CDS encoding type II secretion system F family protein; this translates as MATATAKKLPVWIWEAQTKGGEIKKGEMQAADKASVEARLRQMGLNPSKVKKKPLEIYLKMPGSSGVTRKDLVVFTRQFATMIDAGLPLVQCLDILGSQSPNMHFAKVIKTVKEKVETGATLADSLQDHPKVFDELYSQLVRAGEIGGILDTILNRLAAYIEKNDKLVRQVKGALTYPTIVLVAGIAVTVVLLIWVVPVFEKMFKDFGSALPAPTQFFVDASHFMQDYGVYALIGIACLVVAFKLFTNNPRGRIIWDAIKLKMPLFGDLFRKIAVARFSRTLGTMISSGVPVMDALEVCAKSSGNKIVESGLYKVREGISEGRTMVAPMQEVKIFPAMVVQMMGVGEATGAMDQMLAKIADFYDDEVDQAVAALTSMIEPLLMVFLGGVVGGFLIAMYLPIFGLAGAIK